Proteins encoded by one window of Chrysemys picta bellii isolate R12L10 chromosome 10, ASM1138683v2, whole genome shotgun sequence:
- the LOC135974041 gene encoding uncharacterized protein LOC135974041 encodes MQSSPAVMAVQSGNRKRAPAWTDREVLDLIAVWGDESVLSELRSKRRNAKIYEKISKDMAERGYSRDATQCRVKIKELRQGYQKTKEANGRSGSHPQTSRFYEALHSILGAAATTTPPVTVDSEDGILSTAGSSDMLGDGEDEEGDEEGEAVGSSHNADFPDSQDLFITLTEIPYEASPAVTPDTESGEGSATPSATVSQPSLESHSQRLARIRRRKKRTREDMFSELMASSQAQAAQQTQWRENLTRMHQANMDREERWRQEDQQATQTLLGLLREQTDTLRRLVDVLQERRQEDRAPLQSISNRPPPPPSPIPTSPKVQRRRGGRVPAKSHSTPAESSSSRRLSFPKI; translated from the exons atgcagagctctccagcagtgatggccgtgcagtctgggaatagaaagagagccccagcatggactgatcgtgaagtcttggatctcatcgctgtgtggggcgatgagtccgtgctttccgagctgcgatccaaaagaaggaatgcaaagatctacgagaagatctctaaagacatggcagagagaggatacagccgggatgcaacgcagtgccgcgtgaaaatcaaggagctgagacaaggctaccagaagaccaaagaggcaaacggacgctccggatcccatccccagacatcccgtttctacgaggcactgcattccatcctcggtgctgccgccaccactaccccaccagtgaccgtggactctgaggatgggatactgtccacggccggttcctcggacatgttaggggacggggaagatgaggaaggagatgaggagggcgaggcagtcggcagctctcacaacgctgatttccccgacagccaggatctcttcatcacccttacagagatcccctacgaagcgtccccagccgttaccccggacacagaatctggtgaaggatcagcca ccccgtctgcgactgtctcacaacctagcctggaatcacactcccagaggctagcgcggattaggcgtaggaagaagaggacacgggaggacatgttctctgagcttatggcctcttcccaagcccaggcagcacagcagacccagtggcgggagaacttgacccgaatgcaccaagccaacatggatcgggaggagaggtggcggcaggaagaccagcaggcgactcaaacgctgcttggactactgagggagcaaacggacacgctccggcgccttgtggatgttctgcaggaacggaggcaggaggacagagccccgctgcagtccatctctaaccgccctcccccgccaccaagtcccatacccacctcacccaaagtgcaaagaaggagaggcggcagagtccctgctaagtctcactccacccctgcagagagctctagtagcagaaggctctcatttcccaaaatttga